In Anthonomus grandis grandis chromosome 6, icAntGran1.3, whole genome shotgun sequence, one DNA window encodes the following:
- the LOC126737929 gene encoding toll-like receptor 4 yields MIPPNLLFTFIVFTTTLMVKCYDKCSGNYCPPPPLRSRSLFFKGHIAPIVGQNDAGCFCREDPINPYFALCYGRSYCPMMPRNVTLQSPTLKLTNTHIMELRAGDFENLSQLTELQIEGNYNLKVILNGTFENLKSLVNLTVSFNTQLVYLDEEAFRGLENLENLFLNSNAFTSLFMVVRCLGVETVPNLKSLILDANSFVHIGADDFHVMKGSLLTELSLNLCRIEFIHPEAFAPLANLEMLHIGENIINSSIITNALNYTLQIGIDLKCLALVNMGFKKAPPKDLLDIIAKSNVTELNLSKNQFEVIDKNSFPYMPNLVLLNLKEVFVKDISGDAFDNFPNLRYLFLCGNRLYNIPNSVLNLSNLTLLDMQENSPGDSFHVYFNFKRVEFTNMTMLKHLNMGFNGLAHLFNTSFIGLTHLEELVLKNSSVFHIESGTFVPLENLRLLVLDNNLMVHEDAVPDVFFSLTKLEVLTMRGCGFKYITNNPFRNLKLLRILVLERNELKTLGSLDFASLISLTDLDLSFNLINTWEQRIFQNNTNLSKVSLAKNKIADISLAMLEDFEGLTVNLDMNAIICKCFITYNAFKKWREKRPDKGFNNVTLFDPPVHCVYPEHLDNVTVEDFLTKRQYGPTICSFQRKRIFLLLPLIILVVFFIIMGFLAFWYRWHIKYWIFLTKLYLSRKGKIKPKPKKLEGYTNYVYDAFVSYSTEDREFVANLVTIMEEGESPLRLCVYERDFEIGSIISESIVESIAKSRKTIIIISENYVKSQWCRWESLICEYHRLYLQNEDGKYVDDSLILIKLTPVSEKYLTPMLKYLLKTRIYLQWVSDENKQSAFWNRLRKTLRTVVPEPEITKI; encoded by the coding sequence ATGATTCCACCTAATCTGCTCTTCACCTTCATCGTCTTCACTACAACACTGATGGTCAAATGTTACGATAAATGCTCAGGAAACTACTGCCCGCCACCACCATTAAGAAGCAGATCCTTATTCTTCAAAGGGCACATCGCACCAATTGTGGGACAGAACGACGCTGGCTGTTTCTGTCGCGAGGACCCTATAAATCCATATTTTGCCCTTTGCTATGGTCGAAGTTATTGCCCTATGATGCCGCGAAATGTTACTTTACAAAGTCCAACtttaaaacttacaaatacGCATATCATGGAGCTTCGCGCAGGTGATTTCGAAAACCTCTCGCAGCTCACCGAGTTACAGATCGAGGGcaattacaatttaaaagtCATCTTAAATGggacttttgaaaatttgaaaagtttagTCAATCTTACGGTATCTTTTAATACCCAGCTAGTGTATTTGGACGAAGAGGCTTTTAGAGGGCTTGAAAACTtggaaaacttatttttaaatagtaatgcTTTTACTAGTTTATTTATGGTTGTTAGATGTTTAGGTGTTGAAACAGTGCCAAATTTAAAGTCTCTTATCTTGGATGCCAACAGCTTCGTGCATATTGGTGCTGATGATTTTCATGTTATGAAAGGGTCTCTATTAACAGAACTTAGTCTGAACTTATGCAGAATTGAGTTTATTCATCCTGAAGCTTTTGCACCTTTAGCCAACTTAGAAATGCTTCATATTGGTGAGAATATTATTAACAGCTCGATTATAACGAACGCtttaaattacactttgcaaATTGGCATTGATCTGAAGTGCTTGGCGTTAGTTAATATGGGCTTCAAAAAAGCTCCTCCAAAAGACTTATTAGACATTATTGCAAAATCGAATGTAACAGAACTAAATTTATCAAAGAACCAGTTTGAGGTGATAGACAAAAACAGTTTTCCATATATGCCAAACTtagttcttttaaatttgaaagaagTGTTTGTCAAAGATATATCTGGTGATGCCTttgacaattttccaaatttaagaTATCTTTTTCTTTGCGGAAACAGGCTCTATAATATTCCCAatagtgttttaaatttatcaaacCTAACGTTGCTGGATATGCAGGAAAACTCACCTGGAGACTCGTTTCACGTTTATTTTAACTTCAAGAGGGTTGAGTTTACTAATATGACAATGCTTAAGCATCTTAACATGGGCTTTAATGGCCTGGCCCATTTATTTAACACTTCATTTATCGGTCTGACCCATTTGGAGGAGCTGGTATTAAAGAATTCGTCAGTATTTCATATAGAATCAGGTACATTTGTACCATTGGAAAACCTGCGTCTACTGGTTTTAGATAACAACTTGATGGTGCATGAGGACGCTGTTCCAGATGTCTTTTTTAGTCTTACCAAACTTGAAGTACTTACAATGAGAGGTTGTGGTTTTAAATACATAACAAACAACCCATTTCgcaatttaaaattgttgagGATACTTGTTTTAGAGAGAAATGAATTAAAGACTTTAGGTTCACTAGATTTTGCTTCTCTAATATCTTTGACTGACTTAGAtctatcttttaatttaattaatacatgGGAGCAAAGAATATTTCAGAATAACACTAATTTATCAAAGGTATCATTAGCAAAGAATAAAATAGCTGATATATCATTAGCGATGCTGGAAGATTTTGAGGGCTTAACAGTTAACTTAGATATGAACGCTATCATATGCAAATGCTTTATAACAtataatgcttttaaaaaatggagaGAGAAGAGGCCTGACAAAGGATTTAATAATGTTACTTTATTTGATCCTCCAGTTCATTGTGTTTATCCTGAACATCTTGATAATGTCACTGTGGAAGATTTCTTAACAAAAAGGCAATATGGACCTACCATTTGCAGTTTTCAGCGGAAAAGAATATTCTTGTTGCTCCCACTGATTATTTTGgtagtttttttcataataatggggtttttagctttttggtaTCGATGGCATATAAAATACTGGATTTTCTTAACCAAGTTGTACCTAAGTCGTAAGGGTAAAATCAAACCTAAACCTAAGAAGCTTGAAGGTTATACAAACTATGTATATGATGCATTTGTATCATATAGTACTGAAGATAGAGAATTTGTAGCCAACTTGGTAACCATAATGGAAGAGGGTGAATCTCCGTTGAGACTTTGCGTTTATGAACGTGATTTTGAAATAGGTTCTATCATATCCGAGAGTATCGTGGAAAGCATTGCAAAGAGTCGcaaaactataataattattagcgAGAATTATGTTAAATCACAATGGTGTAGATGGGAGAGTTTGATTTGCGAGTACCACAGACTCTACTTGCAAAACGAAGATGGCAAATATGTGGATGAttcgttaattttaattaagttgacACCAGTTAGTGAGAAATATTTGACTCCGATGTTAAAATACTTATTGAAGACTAGGATTTACTTGCAATGGGTGAGCGATGAGAATAAACAGTCTGCGTTTTGGAATAGATTACGGAAAACATTGAGGACAGTGGTGCCAGAGCctgaaataactaaaatttaa